A genomic window from Silene latifolia isolate original U9 population chromosome Y, ASM4854445v1, whole genome shotgun sequence includes:
- the LOC141633181 gene encoding E3 ubiquitin-protein ligase BIG BROTHER-like, with translation MNENRGMEMYYTSGRYPYQQVNESNYMGFFDGYVSHPPAYAYPPLPMHTPETAYWSLNNNSYRSDYHDGRTTSYYGYQVNHALPRTEINRRTWEYFSSMHIEEPTMDMQSEENVATSSDAAEECPVEPSETASPEAAWEDDIDPDNMTYEELLDLGEAVGTQSRGLSQELIKMLPTSRYKAGGFFSRKKSRERCVICLVTYKMGDQQMTLPCKHVYHSKCGRKWLSINKTCPICNSEVFGGEGRT, from the exons ATGAATGAGAATAGGGGAATGGAAATGTACTATACCAGCGGTAGGTACCCATATCAGCAAGTGAATGAAAGCAACTACATGGGATTTTTTGATGGCTATGTTTCTCATCCTCCTGCTTATGCTTACCCGCCTTTGCCTATGCATACGCCG GAAACAGCATATTGGTCTTTGAATAACAACTCCTACAGATCAGATTACCATGATGGCAGAACTACGTCTTACTATGGTTATCAAGTTAATCATGCATTACCCAGAACTGAAATTAACCGGAGGACCTGGGAATATTTTTCGTCCATGCACATTGAAGAGCCTACCATGGATATGCAATCTGAAGAAAATGTTGCTACAAGTTCTGATGCTGCTGAGGAAT GTCCTGTTGAACCTTCAGAAACAGCTAGTCCAGAG GCTGCATGGGAGGATGACATCGATCCTGACAACATGACTTATGAG GAACTACTTGACTTAGGCGAGGCAGTTGGAACTCAAAGTCGTGGCCTTTCCCAAGAACTTATCAAGATGCTTCCTACATCTCGGTATAAGGCAGGTGGTTTTTTCTCAAGAAAGAAGTCTAGAGAGAG ATGCGTGATATGCCTGGTGACATATAAAATGGGGGATCAGCAGATGACATTGCCATGTAAACACGTGTACCACTCCAAATGTGGCAGAAAGTGGCTCAGTATTAACAAG ACATGTCCAATTTGCAATAGCGAAGTGTTCGGGGGTGAAGGAAGGACTTGA